ACCAAAGGTATTAATAGCTAGATTGTCTCTTTAGGCAGACCTGAATTTGCGATGGATTAAGCTCTGTGCAACACCTCATTGCAAGAGAGTAACATTTCTTTTCTACTCTTTCTTTCATTAGAGAATATATGAATGGGGAAGCAGAGTTAGTAACTTGAGCTTGGCTTTCCCCTCAGTGGCAAACAGTGGTGTTTTCTTGGCGAGCCCACTGGGCACTGGCAAATTCTTGGTCCTTTCTCAGGTCAAGCCAAGGAGTCTAAGTCAGCAATGAACTGTAAAACATCCATATGTCCATTCATGCCTGCTGAAGTCTTGGGGCAGCAAAGAAGTTGGTTCAGCCTGTGTAGGGAAGGCAACAAAATGTGATTGTGATGCCAGTGGTGAAATTATTACTGACATCAGCAGGGGAATGATTTGCTCTTCTTTATGACTGCAGTCAGAAATGAAGCCTTGATTGGCAGCCTCCAAGGAGCtgtgttttcttaaatattaCACAGATAGGAAATATTATGTATAACCGAGTTTTAATTGTTTCTCGAGTTAATTTCAGCGTGAATATGTTACACAATCATTTCAGAGAGATGCTATTATTTCACTTCTTTTAAGGTGGTATTTTTGCTTGCCTTGTGGCACAAAATTTTCTGAAAGAGTCTCTTAAAAAAAGATCTCAATAATTAGTTCTCTGGTATTAAGGAGGGGCACAAACCTGTAAGAATTTAGTaactatttaaagaaaatactttccattaaagaaaagctggaagatTATTATACTAATAACTGGATGGTGCCATTCCATGTAGAATTCCCACAGGTATTAATGGAAGTTTTGTGCTAAATCAGCAGTAGTTTAGGCAGTGGATTGTAAAAAAGGATATGCTGCCCAACAGGATCTTAATCCTTCTGCATTTACTTAGGCAAACTTTgtctttgaaatgcttttgaaatctgTCCCAATTTCCAGCAGGAGTTATGCCTGAAAAATATTACAAGATCAGGCTTCAAATGTAAGGGCAACAGAATTCAAATATGTTAAGACAGATCTTCTCTTAATCCTGCACTGTAGAACGTGGGTTAAAGGGGGAAAGAGCTGGAGCTTTACCTTGTTACTTCTTGTCTTAGCCACCACAGACTGATTTCCCCACATGTTCTTGTACTGTTTTTGTTGTCAGGGACAGGTCTGTTGCTTAGACCAGGCTGCTGCAAGAATGGGACCCCTGGAAGCCATAGGTGAAGAAAACCAGACcgatgaaatgaaaatggagcTGTTCACCAAGCTGTACTTGCCAAGATACACCACACCGCTCAATGAATTGGCTCTGGACCCTAAACCAGAACTGAAGGACAGCACAACACTAGTTGAAGTGCAGATAATCCTCATCTTTGCTTACTGCTCCATCATCCTGCTGGGGGTAATTGGAAACTCCCTCGTGATCCATGTGATCATTAAGTTCAAAAGCATGCGCACAGTGACTAACTTCTTCATTGCAAATCTGGCTGTGGCTGACCTGCTGGTGAATACATTATGCCTGCCGTTTACTTTGGTTTACACGCTGCTGGGTGAATGGAAACTGGGCCCAGTCTTGTGCCACCTGGTGCCTTATGCTCAGGCTCTTGCTGTGCATGTGTCTACTGTTACTTTGACTGTGATAGCTTTGGATCGGCACCGCTGCATTGTCTACCACTTGGAAAGCAAAATCTCTAAGCGAATCAGCTTCCTGATTATAGGAGTTGCCTGGGCAGTCAGTGCCCTGTTGGCAAGTCCCCTGGCCATCTTCCGTGAGTACTCGTTGATTGAGATCATTCCTGACTTCAAGATTGTGGTCTGCTCTGAGAAGTGGCCAGGAGAGGGGCAGCTCAACTATGGCACCATCTACAGCGTCTCCATGCTCCTGATCCAGTACGTGCTGCCGCTGGCAGTCATCTCCTATGCCTACACCCGTATTTGGACCAAGCTGAGGAACCATGTGAGTCCTGGGGCAGCAAACGACCACTACCACCAGCGACGGCAGAAAACCACCAAGATGCTGGTGTGTGTGGTTGTGGTGTTTGCTGTCTGCTGGCTGCCGTTCCACACCTTCCAGCTAGTCAGTGACATTGACAGTCAGGTGTTAGATCTGAAAGAGTACAAACTGATCTACACAGTGTTTCACGTGATTGCCATGTGCTCGACGTTTGCTAATCCCCTTCTCTATGGCTGGATGAATAGCAACTACAGGACGGCCTTCCTCACGGCCTTCCAGTGCGAGCAGCGGCTGGACTCCATCCACCCAGAAGTATCGGCAGCTTTCAAAGCCAGGAAGAAACTAGAAGCAAAGAGGATTCAATTCCCTGGAGACTCTTTCACACAACCTACCAATGTCTAAGGTGTCtgactttaaagaagaaattaatatgTTGTGGACAAAGGAATGAATCCATTTTgacacatgcatttttaatgcataCTTTTATTCATAAATGGTGAAAAAGTAGCAGGAAAGTCAAGACGGGTGATATGATATGAGGGGTGTCAATCAGCATGAAGAGTATGGAACTATACAACtgcaaggaaataaaagggaGAGACTTTGCGTTGTGGTTGTCTCTAACAGTCTTAGAGAGACTCCCATCCCTCCCAATCCTTTTAGCTAGTCTGAATGACAAAGGCAAGGTTTGCTGGTTTGTCTCTAAGAAGGCAAATGGCTGATTTGTAACACAGGAATACTGATTGTGGAAGCAGGTAATTTTTATATTGGATATGGAGAAGCCTGCCAAGAGAATGAAGCCTGTCTGGGGGCATTGGTCCGTGCTGGCTAAAGCTCAGACTTTTCAGACCCCTTCCCGTCCACAGGCATTTTTTGCAAAGGCAGGGAATTGTGAAGAGAAAtgtcactgtgttttgacttgtACTGAAGTAATTCAAACCAGAGCATTTGAATAgattactgaaaaaaagagaaaagaggaaaaaaaccccacaaaattaaacaaacacccaaacaaCAGATTCAATGTGAAGAAAGGTCAAGTTCCTAcctaaaatgaaatgtggatTTTGGCCAATCTAATGGGGGTAAAAAGTCATTCCTTAAGAATTGGCTGTGGCTATGCTGCTGAGAAAATCACAAGTCTGTGACCTGATCAGTGATTCCCTGCAGATCCCTACCTTTCATTCTGTGCTAGACACAGCTCAAATGGAATGCTTTAAAGTGGCATTTGAGGGCAGGGGATGTAGTCTCAGGTCTTCTGTGAGCACTTCATAAACTgccaatattttcattttcaagacCTGCTTAAATGTCTAAGGTATTATTAACTCCACAGGCTTTGAATTGt
The sequence above is a segment of the Lathamus discolor isolate bLatDis1 chromosome 1, bLatDis1.hap1, whole genome shotgun sequence genome. Coding sequences within it:
- the NPY2R gene encoding neuropeptide Y receptor type 2 → MGPLEAIGEENQTDEMKMELFTKLYLPRYTTPLNELALDPKPELKDSTTLVEVQIILIFAYCSIILLGVIGNSLVIHVIIKFKSMRTVTNFFIANLAVADLLVNTLCLPFTLVYTLLGEWKLGPVLCHLVPYAQALAVHVSTVTLTVIALDRHRCIVYHLESKISKRISFLIIGVAWAVSALLASPLAIFREYSLIEIIPDFKIVVCSEKWPGEGQLNYGTIYSVSMLLIQYVLPLAVISYAYTRIWTKLRNHVSPGAANDHYHQRRQKTTKMLVCVVVVFAVCWLPFHTFQLVSDIDSQVLDLKEYKLIYTVFHVIAMCSTFANPLLYGWMNSNYRTAFLTAFQCEQRLDSIHPEVSAAFKARKKLEAKRIQFPGDSFTQPTNV